The following are encoded together in the Parabacteroides chongii genome:
- a CDS encoding amidohydrolase, producing MADSLRISMIQSHIIWEDRDENLGYYGELLRRVSGKTDIAVLPETFTTGFSMEVERLADTMDGPTIPAIKSWAGKYNLAVAGSFIVKDNGNYFNRAFFITPEGDEYYYDKRHLFRMADEDKHFTAGNKRTVISYKGWNICLQVCYDLRFPVWSRNRNNEYDLLIYVANWPEARKKVWKTLLPARAVENMAYVCGVNRVGIDGKGFTYRGDSMVFSPKGKKLADAGKREEITRTCTLNKEDLDELRAKFPAWKDADAFSIE from the coding sequence ATGGCAGACAGTTTACGTATCAGTATGATCCAGTCCCATATCATTTGGGAAGACAGGGACGAGAATCTTGGTTATTACGGGGAGTTACTCCGGCGTGTAAGTGGTAAAACGGATATTGCCGTATTGCCTGAAACTTTTACGACCGGTTTTTCCATGGAGGTGGAAAGGTTGGCTGATACGATGGACGGGCCAACTATTCCGGCTATAAAAAGCTGGGCTGGTAAATATAACCTGGCTGTTGCTGGCAGTTTTATTGTGAAAGACAATGGAAACTACTTCAACCGTGCTTTTTTTATCACTCCCGAGGGGGATGAGTATTATTATGACAAACGTCATTTATTCCGTATGGCGGATGAAGACAAGCATTTTACTGCCGGGAATAAACGTACGGTCATCAGCTATAAGGGCTGGAATATCTGTCTGCAGGTATGTTATGATCTTCGTTTCCCTGTCTGGAGCCGGAACCGGAATAATGAGTATGACTTATTAATATATGTAGCCAACTGGCCGGAAGCACGTAAAAAAGTATGGAAGACATTACTTCCTGCCCGTGCGGTTGAAAATATGGCGTATGTCTGCGGGGTCAACCGGGTGGGAATCGATGGGAAAGGTTTTACCTACCGTGGCGATTCGATGGTCTTTTCTCCCAAAGGAAAAAAGCTGGCGGATGCCGGTAAACGGGAGGAGATTACCCGTACCTGTACCCTGAACAAGGAGGACCTGGACGAATTGCGTGCCAAGTTTCCGGCATGGAAAGATGCCGATGCTTTCTCGATAGAATAA
- a CDS encoding SusC/RagA family TonB-linked outer membrane protein → MSKLFHSCLTIYPIILFFISGQEGLAQVAPLLPDTFRTVVPDTVKLDDEIAVGYATGSRRTISGSVDKVSEKRMNKGFVSSSLNALSGQAAGVSISTGANRAAALSSVRVRGTTSLTGGNDPLVIIDGVSSDLNTLSSIYPADIESFTILKDASETAQYGSRGASGVIEVATKKGKGGAFSISYDGSFGIEAVYKNMKMLSGDEFRAVAAERSIDILDLGFNTDFPDEITRTGIVQNHHIALGGGSETSNYRASLGVMDRDGVVRTNDLQNFTVKLDIAQRAFNDRLKIDLGVFGSLQKNRYLNDIQKTFYSAAAFNPTFPNHWDEQTGGWNGVTNASQITNPLAWLEVKDDDSNAHFNTHMKFTVKLSKQLKFSAFGSYTYNIIDNSQYLPTTVWAHGQAYKGERKMEDLLGNLMLSYSNDWGKHHLDALGLAEAQKNILTGFYTTVTNFSTDKFGYNNLQAGAVRLWEGTNSYYEDPRLSSFLGRVNYVYAGKYVATVNARADASSKVGKNNKWGFFPSVSAAWVITEEDFMKQFTFLNNLKLRAGYGLSGNQDAIDSYNSLQLVKPNGVVSVGGTPTVTMGVIRNANPDLKWEVKRTVNAGIDVGFFRNRLLMTVDYYNSKTSDMLYLYDVSVPPFAYNKLLANLGSMRNSGVELGFGVTPLQTKDMELSVNVNVTFQQNKLLSLSGMYKGEQMSAPEYTSISDLNGAGFHGGYNHIVYQVVGQPLGVFYLPHCTGLTQREDGSYQYEIADLNGGGVNLEDGEDRYIAGQATPKTMLGSNISFRYKQFDVSLQINGAFGHKIYNGTSLTYMNMGSFPDYNVMQGAPEQNIKDQTATDYWLEKGDYINFDYLTVGWNVPLGKWRKYVQSLRLSCSVNNLATITCYSGLTPMINSYIVNNTLGIDDKRNYPVYRSYTLGLSFQF, encoded by the coding sequence ATGAGTAAGTTATTTCACTCTTGTTTAACGATATATCCGATCATTTTATTCTTCATTTCCGGGCAGGAAGGGCTGGCACAGGTCGCCCCGTTGTTGCCGGATACGTTCAGAACGGTTGTCCCTGACACGGTGAAGCTGGACGATGAGATTGCTGTCGGATATGCTACAGGCAGTCGGCGGACCATTTCCGGTTCTGTCGATAAAGTTTCCGAAAAACGTATGAATAAAGGCTTTGTGTCCAGTTCGTTGAATGCTTTGAGCGGACAGGCGGCGGGTGTCAGTATTTCTACCGGGGCGAACAGGGCGGCTGCACTGAGTTCCGTCCGGGTCCGGGGGACGACTTCACTGACAGGAGGTAACGACCCGCTGGTTATTATCGACGGGGTTTCTTCCGACCTGAATACGCTGAGTTCTATCTATCCGGCGGATATCGAGAGTTTTACCATCCTGAAAGATGCTTCCGAGACGGCACAATACGGTTCACGTGGTGCTTCGGGTGTCATCGAGGTAGCTACGAAAAAGGGGAAAGGCGGAGCTTTCAGTATCAGTTACGATGGCAGTTTCGGTATCGAGGCGGTCTATAAGAATATGAAGATGCTGTCGGGCGATGAATTTCGTGCAGTGGCGGCAGAGCGTAGTATCGATATACTGGATCTGGGATTCAATACGGATTTCCCGGACGAAATAACCCGGACCGGGATTGTGCAGAACCATCATATCGCTTTGGGAGGAGGTTCTGAAACGTCCAACTATCGTGCTTCCCTCGGGGTGATGGACCGGGATGGAGTTGTGCGGACGAACGATTTGCAGAATTTCACCGTTAAGCTGGATATTGCCCAGCGTGCGTTTAACGATCGGTTGAAGATCGACCTGGGTGTTTTCGGTTCCCTGCAAAAGAACCGTTACCTGAACGATATTCAAAAGACGTTTTATTCGGCTGCGGCATTCAATCCGACGTTTCCGAATCATTGGGATGAACAGACCGGCGGATGGAATGGGGTAACCAACGCCAGCCAGATCACCAATCCGTTGGCGTGGCTGGAAGTAAAAGACGATGATTCGAATGCCCACTTCAATACGCATATGAAGTTTACGGTGAAGCTGAGTAAGCAACTGAAGTTTTCAGCTTTCGGTTCCTATACATATAATATAATAGATAACTCCCAGTATCTGCCGACTACGGTATGGGCACACGGACAAGCCTATAAAGGCGAGCGGAAAATGGAAGACCTGCTGGGTAACCTGATGCTGAGTTATTCCAATGACTGGGGAAAACATCATTTGGATGCGTTGGGGCTGGCAGAGGCACAAAAGAATATACTGACCGGATTTTATACGACGGTCACTAACTTTTCCACAGATAAGTTCGGTTATAATAATCTGCAGGCGGGTGCCGTACGGTTGTGGGAAGGAACGAACTCTTATTATGAAGATCCCCGACTAAGCTCTTTTCTGGGGCGTGTCAATTATGTGTATGCCGGAAAATATGTGGCAACAGTCAATGCCCGTGCGGACGCTTCTTCGAAAGTGGGCAAGAATAACAAATGGGGATTCTTTCCTTCTGTTTCGGCTGCCTGGGTGATAACGGAAGAGGATTTTATGAAACAGTTCACTTTCCTGAACAATCTGAAACTGCGTGCCGGTTACGGTTTGTCCGGTAATCAGGATGCGATAGACAGTTATAACTCCCTGCAGCTGGTGAAGCCTAACGGTGTTGTATCCGTAGGAGGAACTCCGACGGTGACGATGGGAGTGATCCGGAATGCCAATCCCGACCTGAAGTGGGAGGTGAAGCGTACCGTGAATGCCGGTATCGATGTCGGCTTTTTCCGCAACCGCCTGTTGATGACTGTCGATTATTATAATTCGAAAACCAGCGATATGCTTTATCTGTATGATGTGAGTGTTCCTCCTTTTGCCTATAATAAATTGTTGGCAAACCTGGGCTCTATGCGGAATAGCGGAGTGGAACTGGGCTTTGGAGTTACCCCTTTGCAGACGAAAGATATGGAGTTGAGTGTCAATGTGAATGTAACATTCCAGCAAAATAAACTGTTATCGCTGAGTGGTATGTATAAAGGAGAACAGATGTCGGCTCCCGAATATACCAGTATCTCTGACTTGAACGGTGCCGGTTTCCACGGTGGATATAACCACATCGTCTACCAGGTGGTCGGGCAGCCTTTAGGTGTCTTTTATCTTCCTCATTGTACTGGATTGACTCAGCGGGAGGACGGAAGTTACCAGTATGAAATAGCTGACCTGAATGGTGGCGGTGTGAATTTGGAAGATGGCGAAGACCGCTACATCGCCGGGCAGGCAACCCCCAAGACGATGCTGGGCTCGAATATCAGTTTCCGTTACAAGCAATTCGATGTCTCTTTGCAGATAAACGGGGCGTTCGGGCATAAGATATACAACGGAACATCCCTAACCTATATGAATATGGGTAGTTTTCCGGATTATAATGTCATGCAGGGGGCTCCCGAACAAAATATCAAAGATCAGACGGCTACGGATTACTGGCTGGAGAAAGGAGATTATATCAATTTTGATTACCTGACGGTCGGTTGGAATGTTCCGTTGGGTAAATGGAGGAAATATGTGCAGAGCCTGCGTTTGTCCTGTTCCGTCAACAACCTGGCGACGATTACCTGTTATTCCGGTTTAACACCGATGATCAACAGTTACATTGTAAATAATACGTTGGGAATAGATGATAAACGGAACTATCCTGTTTACCGTTCTTATACACTTGGATTGAGTTTTCAATTTTAA
- the mdh gene encoding malate dehydrogenase → MSKVTVVGAGNVGATCANVLAFNEVADEVVMLDVKEGVSEGKAMDMMQTAQLLGFDTTVVGCTNDYAQTANSDVVVITSGIPRKPGMTREELIGVNAGIVKSVAQNILKYSPNAIIVVISNPMDTMTYLSLKSLGLPKNRIIGMGGALDSSRFKYFLSQALGCNANEVEGMVIGGHGDTTMIPLARLATYKGIPVSKLLSAEKLQEVVASTMVGGATLTKLLGTSAWYAPGAAGAYVVESIIHNQGKMVPCSVYLEGEYGESDLCIGVPVILGKNGIEKIVELELTAEEKELFAKSAAAVKKTNEALKEVGAL, encoded by the coding sequence ATGTCTAAAGTAACAGTTGTTGGCGCCGGTAATGTAGGTGCTACTTGCGCAAATGTTCTTGCCTTCAATGAAGTGGCAGACGAAGTTGTAATGCTTGATGTTAAGGAAGGTGTTTCCGAAGGTAAAGCAATGGATATGATGCAGACAGCTCAGCTGCTGGGTTTTGATACAACAGTTGTAGGTTGCACTAACGACTATGCTCAAACTGCAAATTCTGATGTTGTGGTTATCACTTCAGGTATTCCTCGTAAACCGGGTATGACTCGTGAAGAGTTGATCGGTGTTAACGCTGGTATCGTTAAAAGTGTAGCTCAAAACATCCTGAAATATTCTCCGAATGCAATTATCGTAGTTATCTCTAACCCGATGGATACAATGACTTACCTGTCATTGAAATCTCTGGGTCTGCCGAAAAACCGTATCATCGGTATGGGTGGTGCACTGGATAGCTCACGTTTCAAATATTTCTTGTCTCAGGCTCTGGGATGCAATGCTAACGAAGTAGAAGGTATGGTAATCGGTGGTCACGGTGATACTACAATGATTCCGTTGGCTCGTTTGGCTACTTACAAAGGTATCCCTGTCAGCAAACTGTTGAGCGCTGAAAAACTGCAGGAAGTGGTTGCTTCTACTATGGTAGGTGGTGCTACACTGACTAAACTGCTGGGTACTTCTGCATGGTATGCACCGGGTGCAGCAGGAGCTTATGTAGTTGAATCTATCATCCACAACCAGGGTAAGATGGTTCCTTGTTCAGTTTACCTGGAAGGAGAATACGGTGAATCAGATCTTTGTATCGGTGTTCCTGTTATCCTGGGTAAGAACGGTATCGAAAAGATCGTTGAACTGGAACTGACAGCTGAAGAAAAAGAACTGTTCGCTAAGAGCGCTGCAGCTGTTAAGAAAACAAACGAAGCATTGAAAGAAGTAGGTGCTTTATAA
- a CDS encoding glycosyltransferase has translation MDTKTTTPDYLFESSWEVCNKVGGIYTVLSTKAHTLQQMFNDKVIFIGPDVWGLANAPDFIEDDTLFADWKKHARTTDKLKMKVGRWNVPGTPPVILVDFKPFFSERDAFFYSMWENFRVDSMHAYGDYDESCIFAYAVGKVIESFYNFYNLSDKKVTALFNEWMLGMGALYVQKQLPAIATLFTTHATSIGRSIAGNNKALYAYMDGYNGDQMAKELNMEAKHSLEKQAAHHVDCFTTVSDITACECKQLLDKAPDIVTPNGFEPNFVPEGKEYTKKRAEARKTLINVAEKLLGCSISPDALLVSTSGRYEYRNKGIDVFIEAMNRVRNSGELQREVVAFLMVPAWVRDARADLKEVIEKNIQTTSPMQMPFITHWLNLMDQDKVLNYISHAGFTNQASEKLKIIFVPCYLDGRDGIFNKPYYDLLIGMDATVYPSYYEPWGYTPLESVAFGIPTVTTNLAGFGLWAEKSVSGKNISEGVAVIERTDFNYFDVADAITTSILSLVKKDEKEIGEIRKRCFKLAKQAEWSKFIVFYQKAFSDALAAAAKRNG, from the coding sequence ATGGATACAAAGACAACAACGCCAGATTATCTCTTTGAAAGCAGTTGGGAAGTTTGTAATAAAGTGGGAGGTATTTACACTGTGCTGTCTACAAAGGCACATACTCTGCAGCAGATGTTCAATGATAAAGTAATTTTTATCGGACCGGATGTGTGGGGACTCGCAAATGCTCCGGACTTTATCGAAGATGATACTCTGTTTGCTGATTGGAAAAAACACGCAAGAACCACTGATAAGCTGAAAATGAAAGTCGGACGCTGGAATGTACCAGGTACACCTCCGGTTATTCTGGTCGATTTTAAGCCTTTTTTCAGTGAAAGAGATGCTTTCTTCTATTCTATGTGGGAAAATTTCCGGGTAGATTCAATGCACGCTTACGGTGATTATGACGAATCCTGTATTTTTGCCTATGCCGTAGGAAAAGTGATAGAAAGTTTCTACAACTTCTACAACCTTTCCGACAAAAAAGTAACTGCATTATTCAATGAATGGATGCTGGGTATGGGAGCGCTTTACGTTCAAAAGCAACTGCCTGCCATTGCCACCCTGTTCACCACACACGCCACCTCTATCGGACGTTCCATCGCCGGCAACAACAAAGCATTATATGCTTATATGGACGGGTACAACGGCGACCAGATGGCGAAAGAACTGAACATGGAAGCCAAACATTCGCTCGAAAAGCAAGCAGCACACCATGTAGACTGTTTCACGACAGTCAGTGATATCACAGCCTGTGAGTGTAAACAATTACTGGACAAAGCACCGGATATTGTGACTCCGAACGGTTTCGAACCGAATTTTGTACCTGAAGGAAAAGAATATACAAAGAAACGCGCGGAAGCCCGCAAGACACTGATTAACGTAGCCGAGAAGCTTTTGGGATGTTCCATCTCACCGGATGCCTTACTGGTGTCGACCAGCGGACGTTACGAATACCGCAACAAAGGGATCGATGTTTTCATCGAAGCCATGAATCGTGTGCGCAACTCAGGAGAATTACAGCGCGAAGTCGTCGCTTTCCTGATGGTCCCTGCCTGGGTCCGCGATGCACGTGCCGATCTGAAAGAGGTTATTGAAAAGAATATTCAGACGACCTCTCCCATGCAAATGCCTTTTATTACCCACTGGCTGAACCTGATGGATCAGGACAAGGTATTAAATTATATCTCTCACGCAGGATTTACAAACCAGGCTTCAGAAAAGCTCAAAATCATCTTTGTACCCTGCTATCTGGATGGACGCGACGGAATCTTCAATAAACCTTACTACGATCTGCTGATCGGTATGGATGCTACTGTATATCCGTCATATTATGAACCATGGGGATACACTCCGCTGGAAAGTGTTGCCTTCGGCATACCGACAGTGACTACCAACCTCGCCGGATTCGGCTTGTGGGCAGAGAAAAGTGTATCCGGCAAGAACATCAGCGAAGGAGTTGCCGTTATCGAACGGACAGACTTCAACTATTTCGATGTTGCCGACGCTATCACTACTTCAATTCTCTCACTCGTAAAAAAAGACGAAAAGGAAATTGGAGAAATACGCAAACGCTGTTTCAAACTGGCAAAGCAGGCTGAATGGAGCAAATTTATCGTATTTTACCAAAAGGCTTTCAGCGATGCTTTAGCTGCTGCAGCCAAAAGAAATGGTTAA
- a CDS encoding RagB/SusD family nutrient uptake outer membrane protein, with product MKKLVLLSCILYGVAFLSCSKFLEENPRDQISEEDAYDSATAVYLNTVATLYNYVGGYSDSQGLQGTYRGIYDLNTFTTDEAILPTRGGDWYDGGFWQGLFLHKWGVNSDAIRATWEYLYKVIVLSNKSLERLDEFYKQTGNKYIPPYMAEVRAFRAMYYYYLVDLFGRVPLVLSSSTPMKEVKQSPRQEVFEFVVKELQETAPLLSPERSNQFGDYYGRMTRPVAYFLLAKLALNAEVYTNNNWTSGGRPDGKNLFFEVGGQRLNAWQTVVAYCDSITASGYQLAPAYEDNFSVFNETSVENIFTIPMDKNFYTNQMQYLFRSRHYNHAKAYGLSGENGSSATCEVLRTFGYDTDSLDARFSKCYFAGVVLDLNGDTVRLDTGEVLEYLPWLVDVDITGKSYEKVAGARMKKYAIDKTATKDGKLSDNDIVLFRYADVLLMKSEAKVRNGESGDIELNQVRSRVGMADRQATLENLLAERQMEFAWEGWRRQDLVRFGLFTRAYSSRPQLPDESNGYTTVFPIPENILLLNGNLTQNPGY from the coding sequence ATGAAGAAGTTAGTTTTACTTTCCTGTATACTATATGGCGTGGCTTTTCTTTCCTGCAGTAAGTTCCTGGAAGAGAATCCGAGGGATCAGATTTCAGAAGAAGATGCGTATGACAGTGCGACTGCCGTTTACTTGAATACGGTCGCAACTCTTTATAATTATGTAGGCGGTTACAGCGACAGCCAGGGGTTACAGGGTACCTACCGGGGAATATATGACCTGAATACGTTTACGACCGATGAGGCTATTCTACCGACACGTGGCGGTGACTGGTATGACGGCGGTTTTTGGCAGGGACTTTTCCTGCATAAATGGGGGGTGAACAGTGATGCGATCCGGGCAACCTGGGAGTATCTGTATAAAGTGATCGTCTTGAGTAATAAGTCACTGGAGCGTTTGGACGAGTTTTATAAACAGACCGGCAATAAATATATTCCGCCCTATATGGCTGAGGTACGGGCTTTCCGGGCGATGTATTATTATTATTTAGTGGATCTGTTCGGACGTGTACCTCTTGTGTTGTCATCTTCCACTCCGATGAAAGAGGTGAAGCAAAGCCCCCGGCAGGAGGTTTTTGAATTTGTAGTCAAAGAATTGCAGGAGACTGCTCCTTTGTTAAGTCCGGAGCGCAGCAACCAGTTCGGTGATTATTATGGGCGTATGACTCGTCCGGTTGCTTATTTCCTGTTGGCTAAACTGGCCTTGAATGCAGAGGTGTACACGAATAACAACTGGACCAGCGGTGGTCGTCCGGATGGTAAGAATCTGTTTTTTGAAGTGGGTGGTCAGCGTTTGAACGCCTGGCAGACAGTAGTGGCTTATTGTGATTCCATTACTGCATCGGGTTATCAGCTAGCCCCTGCTTATGAAGATAATTTCTCTGTATTCAACGAAACGTCGGTAGAAAATATCTTTACCATTCCTATGGATAAGAACTTCTATACGAATCAGATGCAATACCTGTTCCGTTCCCGTCATTATAATCATGCGAAGGCGTATGGATTATCCGGAGAGAACGGCTCTTCTGCAACCTGCGAGGTACTTCGTACTTTTGGTTATGATACGGATTCGCTTGATGCCCGTTTCAGTAAATGTTATTTTGCAGGTGTCGTACTTGATCTGAATGGTGATACTGTCCGGCTCGATACCGGAGAGGTGCTAGAATATCTGCCCTGGCTGGTGGATGTCGATATAACCGGCAAGTCCTATGAAAAGGTAGCCGGTGCCCGCATGAAGAAATATGCGATAGATAAAACGGCAACTAAAGACGGTAAGTTATCGGATAATGATATTGTGCTGTTCCGTTACGCAGATGTCCTGTTGATGAAAAGCGAAGCCAAGGTCAGAAACGGAGAGAGCGGCGATATCGAATTGAATCAGGTGCGTTCCCGGGTCGGCATGGCTGACAGACAGGCAACATTGGAGAATCTTCTGGCGGAACGGCAGATGGAGTTTGCCTGGGAAGGGTGGAGGCGGCAGGATTTGGTTCGTTTCGGACTGTTCACACGTGCTTATAGCAGCCGTCCGCAGTTACCGGATGAAAGTAATGGGTATACGACGGTTTTCCCTATCCCGGAAAATATATTGTTGCTGAATGGTAATCTGACACAGAATCCCGGGTATTAG
- a CDS encoding 1-acyl-sn-glycerol-3-phosphate acyltransferase, with product MKKAISKALLRMAGWKVGPMCEDVPKCVICVAPHTSNWDFIVGKLLYTALGRNASFLIKKDWFFFPFNLFFSWLGGVPVDRQKHTSVTDQMVEVFNKRKIFQLAITPEGTRKRAEEWKKGFYYIAQKAQVPIMIAYFDYAKKEAGIKGLFYPTGDVEKDIQTIREYYRGVTACHPENFVQV from the coding sequence ATGAAGAAAGCTATTAGTAAGGCACTTCTTCGCATGGCAGGATGGAAAGTGGGTCCTATGTGCGAAGATGTGCCTAAATGTGTGATATGCGTTGCCCCGCATACCAGCAATTGGGATTTTATTGTCGGTAAGTTGCTTTATACGGCGTTAGGACGCAACGCCAGTTTCCTGATCAAAAAGGACTGGTTCTTTTTCCCTTTTAATTTGTTCTTTTCGTGGTTGGGTGGTGTGCCGGTCGACCGGCAGAAACATACTTCGGTGACCGACCAGATGGTTGAGGTATTCAATAAACGTAAAATATTTCAGCTTGCTATAACGCCGGAAGGTACACGGAAAAGGGCAGAGGAGTGGAAAAAAGGTTTTTATTATATTGCACAGAAGGCACAGGTCCCTATTATGATCGCTTATTTCGATTATGCAAAGAAAGAAGCGGGAATCAAGGGATTATTCTATCCGACAGGGGATGTAGAAAAGGATATTCAAACAATCCGTGAATATTATAGAGGTGTGACAGCTTGTCACCCGGAAAATTTCGTACAAGTTTAA
- the glgP gene encoding alpha-glucan family phosphorylase: MKIKANNANSPIWKDVYSHSMLPEALQPLHEMATNLWWVWNHEGAKLFGKIDKDLWVSTEGNPVLLLQSLSYKRIEEIQADKVLMAEIQEVYTSFRQYVDTKPDATKPSVAYFSMEYGLTNVLKIYSGGLGVLAGDYLKEASDSNIDLTAVGFLYRYGYFTQSLSMDGQQIANYEPQNFNSLPLTQVMEANGEPMVLEVPYPGRTVYTHIWKVSVGRVPLYLMDTDIPQNSEWDRSITHQLYGGDWENRMKQEYLLGIGGIMMLNKLGIKKQIYHCNEGHAALINAQRLVDFIQNDGLTFNQALEVVRASALYTVHTPVPAGHDYFDEGLFGRYMGEFPGKLGISWQEFIDMGRENPGSNEKFSMSVFALNTCQEANGVSWLHGKVSQKMFAPVWKGYFPDELHVSWVTNGVHMPTWASTEWKRFFYEHFDKKFFTDQSNKKYWEAIQNVNDDDIWDLRKTLKKKLIEYIKVQYKQNWLKNQGDPSKVVSVLEKINPNALLIGFGRRFATYKRAHLLFTDLDRLAKIVNNEKYPIQFVFTGKAHPADGGGQGLIKHIVEISRRPEFLGKIIFLENYDMRLARHLIAGVDVWLNTPTRPLEASGTSGEKAEMNGVLNFSVLDGWWYEGYKEGAGWALTDKRTYENQQYQDQLDAATIYHILETEIIPTYYAKNSKGYSPEWIQYIKNSMSQIAPDYTMKRMLDDYINRFYNKLATRSAHLREGNFAEAKEIAAWKEEVAEHWDSFQVESFTCSRDLSIDGPVVGKEYSFNLVIDRKDLQGMLGAEVVVTKENSENHQLELLYTKPFELKKEEGSKLFFELKTTSSEAGVHKMGFRVYPENKELPHRMDFAYVRWIQL, translated from the coding sequence ATGAAAATCAAAGCGAATAACGCAAACAGTCCGATCTGGAAGGACGTTTATTCACATTCGATGCTTCCTGAAGCATTACAACCCTTACACGAAATGGCAACAAACTTGTGGTGGGTATGGAATCATGAAGGAGCTAAATTATTTGGAAAAATCGACAAGGATCTTTGGGTTTCTACTGAAGGTAACCCAGTGCTTTTACTCCAAAGCTTATCTTACAAACGCATTGAGGAAATTCAGGCCGACAAAGTATTGATGGCTGAAATCCAGGAAGTTTATACAAGCTTCAGACAATACGTAGATACGAAACCTGATGCTACGAAACCTTCTGTTGCTTATTTCAGTATGGAATACGGTCTTACCAACGTACTGAAAATCTACTCCGGCGGTTTGGGAGTTTTGGCAGGAGACTATTTGAAAGAAGCCAGCGACAGCAATATTGACCTGACAGCAGTCGGCTTCCTGTATCGTTATGGATATTTTACTCAATCACTGTCTATGGACGGACAGCAGATTGCTAACTACGAACCGCAGAATTTCAACTCATTACCTCTTACCCAGGTTATGGAAGCAAACGGCGAACCGATGGTATTGGAAGTTCCTTATCCAGGTAGAACCGTATATACACATATCTGGAAAGTAAGCGTAGGCCGTGTGCCTTTGTATTTGATGGATACGGATATTCCTCAGAACAGCGAATGGGACCGCTCTATCACTCATCAGTTATATGGCGGCGACTGGGAAAACCGTATGAAACAGGAATATCTGTTAGGTATCGGCGGTATTATGATGTTGAACAAGTTAGGCATCAAAAAGCAAATTTACCACTGTAACGAAGGTCACGCAGCATTGATCAATGCTCAACGTTTGGTAGACTTTATTCAGAACGACGGACTTACTTTCAACCAGGCGTTGGAGGTTGTACGTGCTTCTGCTCTCTATACAGTACATACACCGGTTCCTGCCGGACATGACTATTTCGACGAAGGCCTGTTCGGTCGCTACATGGGTGAATTCCCAGGCAAGCTGGGTATCAGCTGGCAGGAATTTATCGATATGGGACGTGAGAATCCGGGTTCAAACGAGAAATTCTCCATGAGCGTATTCGCATTGAATACTTGCCAGGAAGCAAACGGTGTAAGCTGGTTGCACGGTAAAGTTTCACAGAAGATGTTTGCTCCGGTATGGAAGGGTTATTTCCCGGACGAACTTCACGTTAGCTGGGTTACTAATGGTGTACACATGCCGACATGGGCTTCTACGGAATGGAAACGTTTCTTCTACGAACATTTCGACAAGAAGTTCTTCACCGACCAGTCGAACAAAAAATACTGGGAAGCTATCCAGAATGTCAACGACGATGATATCTGGGATCTCCGTAAGACATTAAAGAAAAAGCTGATCGAATATATCAAAGTTCAGTACAAACAGAACTGGCTGAAAAACCAGGGCGATCCTTCAAAGGTTGTTTCCGTACTTGAAAAGATCAACCCGAATGCACTGTTGATCGGTTTCGGACGTCGTTTCGCGACTTACAAACGTGCTCACCTGCTGTTTACCGACCTCGACCGTCTGGCTAAGATCGTAAACAATGAAAAATATCCGATCCAGTTCGTATTTACAGGTAAAGCTCACCCGGCTGACGGTGGTGGACAGGGATTGATCAAACATATCGTTGAAATCTCACGCCGTCCGGAATTCCTGGGTAAGATCATCTTCCTCGAAAACTATGACATGCGTCTAGCTCGTCACCTGATTGCCGGTGTCGACGTTTGGTTGAACACTCCGACACGTCCGTTGGAAGCTTCCGGTACATCCGGCGAAAAAGCTGAAATGAACGGTGTACTAAACTTCTCCGTACTTGACGGATGGTGGTACGAAGGTTACAAAGAAGGTGCAGGTTGGGCATTGACCGACAAGCGTACTTATGAAAACCAACAGTACCAAGATCAGTTGGACGCTGCAACAATCTACCATATCCTGGAAACAGAGATCATCCCGACTTACTATGCTAAAAACAGTAAGGGATATTCTCCGGAATGGATCCAGTATATCAAGAATTCGATGTCACAGATTGCTCCTGACTATACAATGAAACGTATGCTGGACGATTATATCAACCGTTTCTACAACAAGCTGGCAACTCGTTCCGCTCATTTACGTGAAGGAAACTTCGCCGAAGCAAAAGAGATCGCAGCTTGGAAAGAAGAAGTGGCTGAACACTGGGACAGCTTCCAGGTTGAATCGTTCACCTGCAGCAGAGACCTGTCTATCGACGGACCGGTTGTTGGTAAAGAATACTCTTTCAACCTTGTGATCGACCGTAAAGACCTTCAGGGAATGTTAGGTGCTGAAGTGGTGGTTACTAAAGAAAATTCAGAAAATCATCAACTCGAATTGCTTTACACAAAACCGTTCGAACTGAAGAAAGAAGAAGGTTCCAAACTGTTCTTCGAACTGAAAACGACTTCAAGCGAAGCCGGTGTTCATAAGATGGGCTTCCGTGTTTACCCGGAAAATAAAGAATTGCCTCATCGTATGGACTTCGCATATGTTCGCTGGATCCAGTTATAA